One part of the Arabidopsis thaliana chromosome 4, partial sequence genome encodes these proteins:
- a CDS encoding SPla/RYanodine receptor (SPRY) domain-containing protein (SPla/RYanodine receptor (SPRY) domain-containing protein; CONTAINS InterPro DOMAIN/s: B302 (SPRY)-like (InterPro:IPR001870), CTLH, C-terminal LisH motif (InterPro:IPR006595), LisH dimerisation motif (InterPro:IPR006594), Ran binding protein-like, CRA domain (InterPro:IPR013144), SPla/RYanodine receptor SPRY (InterPro:IPR003877); BEST Arabidopsis thaliana protein match is: SPla/RYanodine receptor (SPRY) domain-containing protein (TAIR:AT4G09310.1); Has 30201 Blast hits to 17322 proteins in 780 species: Archae - 12; Bacteria - 1396; Metazoa - 17338; Fungi - 3422; Plants - 5037; Viruses - 0; Other Eukaryotes - 2996 (source: NCBI BLink).), which translates to MEENEEEEELRPTALYTVGGSDEFTFVSPDGLSGQYTGPDHDGVVLQTENPAPTNCLAYYFEVHIMNAGEKGEIAIGFSKEHIYSEGYTVRSCAYIGNSGLICSQNGDGDRTVAKASDTYTTGDLVGCGIDSVSQEFFFTKNGTIVGTIPRQFRRPVYPTIVLHSQNEAVTVNFGGQIAFSFDFEHFEESLRVKKEREIEKISMSRSISHGLVKTYLLRYGYEDSFRAFNLAASRHTVIAQENSFDEYELHQRKKLRELIMTAEIDDAIAALKDRYPQLIEGGSEAYFLLICQKIVELVRKGAIAEAKSFGNQDFKDFRDSSLLKNLFDDCSALFECETIEESGAAYLLGETQKNIVAAAVSEAILSTNPATRDQQSASLERVLRQFEATCSLYARE; encoded by the exons ATGGAGGAAaacgaagaggaagaagaattgCGGCCAACGGCGCTATACACGGTCGGTGGTTCAGACGAATTTACCTTTGTTTCTCCCGATGGGCTCTCCGGTCAATACACGGGCCCTGATCACGACGGCGTAGTTCTTCAGACTGAAAATCCGGCGCCGACTAACTGTCTTGCTTACTACTTCGAGGTTCATATCATGAATGCTGGTGAAAAAGGAGAGATCGCGATTGGTTTCTCCAAGGAACACATCTATAGCGAAGG ATATACTGTCAGAAGCTGTGCCTACATTGGTAACAGTGGACTCATATGCTCTCAAAATGGAGATGGTGATCGAACTGTTGCTAAAGCCAGTGACACCTATACAACAGGTGATTTAGTTGGTTGCGGTATAGACTCGGTTTCACAAGAATTCTTTTTCAC GAAAAATGGAACTATCGTAGGGACAATCCCCAGGCAATTTAGGCGTCCTGTATACCCGACAATTGTTTTGCATAGCCAAAACGAAGCTGTCACTGTCAATTTCGGCGGACAGATTGCGTTTTCTTTTGACTTTGAG CATTTTGAAGAATCATTGAGGgttaaaaaagaaagggaAATTGAAAAGATTTCCATGTCTCGCAGCATTAGTCATGG GCTTGTAAAAACCTACCTTCTTCGTTATGGATATGAAGATAGCTTTAGAGCTTTTAACCTGGCTGCAAGTCGTCATACTGTTATTGCAcaagaaaatagttttgatGAGTATGAATTGCATCAAAGGAAAAAGCTCAGAGAG CTTATAATGACTGCTGAGATTGATGATGCTATTGCTGCACTCAAGGATAGATATCCCCAACTTATTGAG GGTGGATCAGAagcttattttcttcttatctgTCAAAAGATTGTCGAATTAGTACGG AAAGGAGCAATAGCAGAGGCTAAGTCATTTGgaaatcaagattttaaagactttagGGATTCAAGCCTACTAAAAAACCTTTTCGAT GATTGCTCTGCTTTGTTCGAGTGTGAAACTATAGAAGAATCAGGTGCTGCATATCTTCTAGGAGAAACACAGAAGAACATAGTAGCAGCTGCAGTCAGTGAAGCGATTCTATCTACAAATCCGGCCACCAGAGACCAGCAATCTGCTTCACTTGAGCGAGTGCTTAGACAGTTTGAAGCCACCTGCTCACTCTATGCTCGTGAATAA